The following is a genomic window from Solanum stenotomum isolate F172 chromosome 4, ASM1918654v1, whole genome shotgun sequence.
TCACAACACCGGGATTTACATTTTTCTCCGAAATTCCTTTATGAACCAAATGAGCTTAGTGCATTTTCCCTAGGCAGAAACAAGCAAAAACATAAATGGCATTTTGTGGGAAGAGTTTAAGTCTTCCTGAAATGCTCCGAGATACACAAAGTAGtggaatagaaaaataataataatttgaaacaaAGTAAAGATAGAATTCAAATAAATATCGAGAATAGTAGAATTCAAATAAATATCGAGAATAGTTTAAATACtcgaaaataagaagaaatctAGAACCCTGGATAAACATCTCAAGCAACAATCACTATATGATATTTGATCTCCTCCAGAGAATGCCAAACTAGAACCgaagatataaaaaaaacaagattACCTTAAAGAATTCCAATTTCCTTTGTTGTGAGCCTAGTCAGTCAGTTCACGCATTCTCCACGAGAAGAACACCAAGAAGCTGTGTATCGAATCCTAAGGTATCTAAAGAGCTCTCCTGGGAAGGGTTGTTCTTCAAAAAGAATGAGCAAAGAAGTGTTGAGACTTTTACAGATGCGGACTGGGCAGGTTCATCTATTTATAGGAGGTCTACATCTGGCTATTGTACATTTGTTTGGGAAAATTTAGTGACATGGAGAAGTAAGAGGCAAAATGTGGTGGCTCGAAGTAGTGCTGAGGCTGAGTATCGATCCATGGCACACGGAGAGGCTGAGTATCAATCCATGGCACACGGAATATGTGAAATATTGTGGCTCAACAGATTTTTGGAAGAACTAAGAAGACCTGCGAGTTTTCCAATGAAGTTGTATTGTGAAAATAAGGCTGCCATAGGCATTGCTCATAAACCAGTTCAACATGATAGAACAAAGCATGCTGAAGTTGACAGGCACTTCATAAAAGAGAACGTTGAAGATGGAAGTGTGTGCATTCCTTTTGTTCCAACAACTAAACAAGTTGCAGATATTTTCAGAGAAGGTCTTTTCAGAACTACTTTTGAGTCCTTTGTGAGCAAGTTAGGCATGTTCAATATTTACATGCCAACTTGAGGGGAAGTGTCTGTTGGCAGATTTAGTCATAATCTGCTTCACCAATGAGTTGGCAGATTTGAATATAATCTTCTCCACAAATAAGCTGACAAATTTGATTATAATCTGCTCCTGTAAATATGGGATTAGAATATGTTATTCTAGGAAATAGTTTAGAGGAAATCCCTTGACTCAAGGATTTTGTAAGAATTAGGGATTGATTAGTTTATCTAGTCTTACTTGTTCTCTTATAAATACTGTACAAAcactataaataaaaatatacttttgcaGTATCTAAACTTTCAGTACCGAATCACCTCAGAGCCTCTCAAGCAATCAAAACACACACACAAGATCAAAATAATCATACGAACCTATCGGGACCttcaaataataaatctaaGATTATTTACAAAACGTAGACTTTGATCAAAACTCTTACCTTTAGGCTTCTAGTTTAAGATAAATAATTCCAAAACACTTCCAGACCTCTCGGACCTGTCCCATCCATACCTAAGTCATAAATTACCAAATGTACCACTGGAAGTCGCAAATAAGGAAATTGGGTCCTAGAACTCGAAACGACCTACTGGGCCATTACCTATCATTGCCTTGTGAAAACTTGAAAATGATTACTTCATGGTAGAACTTCGATCCAAGTTCCTCAAATTGTTCTTTCACACTGACATTTTTGTTTTCCCGGATAACTGTCACGAGGTTGGAggtttttgtttctttttcaatttttatacatCCAATATTAACCTCTTATTTTTACAGCCTGAGCATCCCACTTTGTCAAATATTAATTTGGATATACCAGTTGGTGAGCTAGTTGCTATTGTGGGTGGGACTGGAGAAGGAAAGACATCGCTGATTTCAGCAATTCTTGGGGAGCTTCCTCCCTTAGGCAATGCAAGTGTCACTATCAGAGGTTCTATTGCATATGTTCCTCAAGTTTCCTGGATCTTCAATGCCACTGTGAGCTTCAATTTATCCCCATTCCTTGTTATGCCTGTAGCATAAGTCTGTTTACATGAACATGCTATTTCTGGGAGTCATTATAATATTTcgtagatatttttaaaatgtgttAAATTATCTTTGTGTATTTATATGGAACAATGCAATTACCTTTACCTTACTGTTTTTTAGGTACGTGAAAATGTATTATTTGGTTCCAACTTTGAACCAACAAGATATTGGAAGGCAATAGACGTCACTGCATTGGACCATGATCTTGAGTTACTTCCAGTTAAGTACATTTGATGGTAGTGTAGTTGTGTCAATATATCTTTGTGATGTATGGAATTCTCTATTTACTAGTTGGTCTTCATGAAACATCTATGTTCAGTTGTTCACACATCTAAAATATTCAGGGTCGGGACCTTACAGAAATCGGCGAAAGAGGAGTGAATATTAGCGGAGGACAAAAACAAAGAGTGTCAATGGCTAGGGCAGTCTACAAAAATTCCGATATCTATATATTTGATGATCCCTTAAGTGCTCTTGATGCACATGTTTCCCATGAGGTAATTATCTTGTATGAATGCCAGGACAACACCATTTCAGCAAGGGAAAGGGGATATCAACTTACCTGAGAACACCTTCCTTCAATATCCAATCTTCATATCCACCACCTGTAGATTTTTCCAAATTGACTAACCTCTTACGTGTATATGTACAGGACTAATTTGCAGTAATTGGTTTCTTCACATAATTCACTGATTGCAATTGTTCCATCCTTCTCGTTGCAGTTTGTAAGCATATGGTAGATTCAATTTGGATCTAACTTGCAGTGCAATGGGATTTTTCAGGTTTTTAAAAACTGTATAAAGGAAGAATTGCAAGGAAAGACTAGGGTGCTTGTGACAAATCAGCTGCATTTTCTACCTCAGGTGGATCGGATCATTTTGGTTTCTGAAGGAATGGTGAAAGAAGATGGGACCTTCGAGAAGCTTTTGGAACATGGCACACTTTTTCCAAAGCTAATGGAAAATGCTGGAAAAATGGAAAGTTATGGTGTTGAAACTGAATATGACCCAAACTTTGACAGTAAGAGTTCACAGTCTTCGAACATAAGGCATGAGCTCCAAAAAGATGTAACCTCCGTAACCAAAAGGAAGGCTGATAAATCTGTTCTTATCAGGCAGGAAGAGCGGGAAACTGGTATTATCAACTGGAGTGTTTTGATGAGGTAATAAGTTGAAGTATATGCTTTGAGACATTTATCCTTGGAAATTTTAATCAAGTCACTCGTACATGAATATCCTGGTCATTCAACAATTTTAGAATCCTAATTTCTTTTCCACAATTTTTATAAAGAGAGTTACAACACTTATTAAGAGAAAAATTCTAGGCACAAACTTTTCTCACATATTTCCGTTCTCTTGCTTCTCCCATTGCATCTAGACACTGGTGGAAAGAAAATGTTATATTCTGTAGTGCAATAGCTTCTAGCATGGAATATTCCATTTATTTCTAGTGGTTTGTCTACCTCCTTTAGGAACACAACGTCATCATTGAGGTTTTCCTAACCTCCATACTAGGGGATGTATCGGCTCCGATACCACCTGTAACAGCTAGGCCCCAACTGCCAAGGTATTCCCGAACGCAACCTTTGAGTCCTTGCGGTTTTCTCCCCTTGGTACCAAAAGGCATCCCAGAATTGAATTCCTGACCTCGCTCTGTATAACCCCTAATTTTTTTCTCCCATTCTGATGTGCTATTTATCTAAGGTAGCTGATAACAACGAGGTTAGGGAGATCCCAGTTTTagagttttgagtactagatgtgcagaagaaaaatatgaatGAATGTGGAATATGAGAAATAAAGATATGGGAATTCGACGGAACAATCCACAAATTTCCATGAATGCGATGTTTTAAAGCTTTGGCAAGGTCAGAGCAACAAAATATAGATTATGAGAAGAAATATAACACCTTTGCTTGAGAAAAtgaatcaaaacgatagattcggatcttgtCCACTACTCCACTTTATGATAACTTAAAACAACAATTAGTATGTAAAATCTATTCGCCTTCTAAAGAATATCAAAAAGGAATCAAtgatatcacaagaagaaacTACCTTACATCAAGGCTTGAACTATGAAACTAGTTACAACACTTTATCTTGCtaaaaaaacagaaaacaaAAGTTTTAACTTGCTGATTTGATTTTCTGAATTGGTGGAGAACAATCTCTCATTCAAATCAAGAAATTAATCTGGTCAAGATGAATCTGATTGATTTGATAGAACAACAATACATCTCCAAATAAAAACCATATCTAACCTAAATATCTAACAAATACCATTCAACTTTGAACCAAGGGGCAAATATGACTGTTTATAATAGATTTAAGGGAGATTTCACCATATCATCCCCTTGTACAATTTTTATTGCATTTGTTTAGATGATATAAAGTAACGGAGTCCAATGTTTCATTCATCATCATAGATTCAAGAAAAAATTCTCATTTAACTATGTTTAATAGAAACCCTTAGCTTATGGTTTGAAATGTGCTTTTGTTCAAATTTCCTTTTCAGGTACAAAGATGCTTTGGGAGGGTTGTGGGTTGTCATATTTCTGTTTGGCTGCTACACATTGACTGAAATTCTTCGAATTCTGAGTAGCACCTGGCTAAGTGTCTGGACAAAAGCAAGTTCCTCAAAGAGCAATGGAGCTGGATTTTATATTTTGGTGTATGCTATTTTGTCATTCAGTCAGGTACGAGTGCAGTTTTCCACCTTAATTAATTGCAATCATCGGTGATCATCCTTGGTTATTCAGGTTGCTGTGCTTTAtctacttttctttttcctctctTCCCTACATCTAAAGATGGGTACCTAGCCCTATTTAAAGGAGAAAATTTCCTGCTATGGAATTCATTTCAATAAGCACGACGCCcagtaatatatttgtatataagggAGCTCCTCCATTAGCTTAGTATTTTAGCTTTTCAGTTGAAAATGAAGACAAAGGAACAGGAGATTTCCTAAATGTCATTATGTTTCTTCAGAAGAGTATTGTGTAACTCTTAAGTCcatgaatataaattaaaggAGGCTCATTCTGGATTCACTTTCTACAGGTGTTTGTAACACTGGCAAATTCCTTCTGGTTGATTATCTCAAGTCTAAATGCAGCTAAAAGGATTCATGACACCATGCTGCATTCGATACTTCGAGCACCAATGGTATTCTTCCACACTAATCCATCTGGACGAATAATCAACAGATTTGCAAAGGATCTTGGAGATATTGATCGCAATGTGGCAAATATTGGTAATATGTGTCTCAGCCAATTGTGGCAGCTGCTCTCGACCTTTGTTCTAATTGGAGTCGTCAGCACTATATCTTTGTGGGCCATAATGCCACTTCTAATTCTATTTTATGCTGCCTATTTATATTATCAGGTTCGCTAAACTCCATATTTTTGGTTGCccattattttctcttttcctcTACAAATGGTTTTCTTTTCTTGCCTTAAgccccccctttttttttacattggTGCTTTAGGGATGGGATGGTCTCTTGGGCTTCTCTCATGAGCTAGCTTCTGgagttgagttaggcccaaggtCCATTTATttatcatggtatcagagctaggCTTATTCCAATTTCTTGTTTGCCTGATGTTGGAACTCCATCTTATATTTTGTCCATGCTTCAAATGTTCAATCAGACATATGGCGGGAGGGAGTGTTTAGTCCAACATTAGTGCTTTAGAGGTGGGGAACTGTTTCTTTACAAGGTCTTGAGCAATCCTTCCATCATTAGCTAGATTTTTGGAGTTGAATTACCCCAAATTCcatttctttattaatttttgcaACTTCAAAAAACTCAAAAGGGAGTAGAAAGTTCCACCATTTAAAGAAGCTACACTTATAGTGGTATAATTCAACTTCCCAACTAATCTCATGTTCCCTCCTGAGGTCATGTCATACTTCTCTTGACCTGACTAAAATTTCACGATTAGGAATATTGAAATCTACAGTTTGTCCCTATCTCCTTAAATATGTCCATTGTGAAATGGCAATGTCTAAATATGCCCATTGTGAAATGGCGATGTTTGACCAGAATTAAACTGCTTCAATACCAAGGAAATATTGTGATTTACATACACCTCGTGCTGGTCAAAGGAGCCCATATATAATCAACCCGCACAACCCACCCATATTTTAATGGGTAAAATTTTGGCTTCAATGACTGGTAAGAATATGAGTACACATGAGTAATATATGggcaaaatataaaaatcaaaggAACATCTAGTGTGTTTCTGGTATGAAGGAAATTTtctttccaattttctcatgtttggttgtcaatgatttggaaaatgttttccaaataaacatattttcctccaatttaaggaaaatgactttcctacAGCCACCAGATGGACCTTATGTGGATCAATCTGACCATCTGATTCAGCGCATAGCCCCGTAGTGTACAATAGTTTTACTTGGAGCGGAGTAATAAGTTCCCAAGTACCACTAGTGTGTCAAGAAAATCTCCTTAACCATATCTTATCTTCAGAATTTGAGATGATAGAACAGAAGAATTCACTGATGGTGGGAGATCATTGAGTGACTAGGAGTAGTAAGACATAGTAAGCAAGAGAATGCTTAATAATCTATTGTCAGTATGGTCGGACTGGCCAAAATCTGGTCTTGCACTCAGTCAATACCACTTAGAAGCTTGATTGTTAAAATGTTAAATTGTATATGTCAAAGTAACTGTTAACTTGATGAAACGGCATCTTATGTGTTAATGGCATGACCAGAAAGTGTTGAACAAGTATCATAAAGCATCGCAGACTGAACAAAATGAATGCATATTTGTGCAGGAGGAGGATTAACCATAATATATCAAACTACCCAGATTAATTCTTCTTTAATGATTTTAGAGTATGAATAGTAAAAATtactcaaattcaaaatcaaaggTCAAACTAGTTATAAAGGGGGTGAAAATTGTATAGTAGACCCATGCTGACTTCCAGTTTTGTATGTACTACACACTTTGGTGATGTAGGGGACAAACTCTTATGATGAAAATGCTAATTCGTTGAGATTATTGCTACCATTTAATATTCTGTTTGGTTGGACTTTTGACAATGCTTGATAGATTGAAGGAGTCACAATGTTATGTGGAAAATGTCTCTTAAGATATTGTAGGAGATTACTACATTTGTCTCTCATCAGTTGTGTAGGCTACTCCATTCATTACCTTAAGTTTTGGGTTGAATTCTTATATTCTTTCACATGGTACTAGAGTCAAACTTTGATGAGCCCTTTTTCTCTCTTCATGCCTATCAATCTTGGCTTCTCCTCTCTCAGCTGAGACAATAAGCTACTCTGGgattttctttcaattcaacCCATCGAGCCACTAGTATTGCTCCGGGCCCACTCATTAGCCTATTGAGAGTAATATCTTTTACTCCACTCCAGACCCGCTCATGTTGAGCCTCATCACTTTCTACTTTAGACCAAATGGAGGCaacagaaaagaaaacaaaatcagaTTCACGTGTAAATCCCATACTCAGGTTACACGTACAGGAGGGTACTAAAGAATGCTACATTGTCCCTTTCAGCTACCTAAGGGTTTCCAAATTGATTATAATGATACTAGGCTACTCCATCCATTACTTCAAGGTTTGGGGTAACCTGCTCTGATTCTTATATAGAAACTGGTTTTTGTATTAGTCCTGTACCCTTGTATTTCCCTTTTAGTTTTCAGGACTACATGTGAAAAGTCTGtcttctctatatttttaaTACTTCACTTCATCCGTGCCTGCGTACCCTGGCTGTTGTTTTTGATGAAGCAGATACTTCTACTTAACCTCATAAGTGATTGTGTGCCTCTGGCCGTTGTTCTTGATTAAGTAGATACTTCTTTTGTCTTCTTCCCATTCTTTTAGGCATATTACCGAATCATATGTACTATCTATGATAATTTATCAACCGTTGATTTTACATTATTCTATTATGAGGATCAGATGACATACCACTACTACAACGTATGTTTCACAGAATACATCCCGCGAAGTGAAACGTCTAGATTCCATTACCAGGTCCCCTGTGTATGCACAGTTTGGAGAAGCTATAAATGGTTTATCAACCATCCGTGCATATAAAGCACATGATCAGTTAGCTGCCATTAATGGGAAGTCTATGGACAACAATATCAGATTCACTCTTGCCAACACAAGTACAAACCGCTGGCTTACCATAAGGCTTGAGGCACTAGGAGGCATAATGATCTGGTTGACTGCAACTTTTGCTGTTATACAGAATGGGAGAGCAGACGACAAGGTCGCGGTTGCTGCTACTATGGGTCTGCTCCTAAGTTATTCTTTAAATATTACTACCTTACTCAGTAATACTCTGAGACAAGCAAGCAGAGCTGAAAATAGTTTAAATGCCGTTGAGCGTGTTGGTACATATATTGATTTGCCCTCAGAGGCTCAAAATGTTATTAGCAGCCAGCCTCCTCCAGATTGGCCATCATCAGGGTTCATCAAATTTGAGGATGTTGTCCTACGTTACAGACCTGGACTTCCTCCTGTTTTGCATGGTTTGTCATTCGAAATTTCTTCAGGTCAAAAAGTTGGCATTGTTGGAAGAACTGGTGCTGGAAAATCGAGCATGCTTAACGCTTTGTTTCGAATTGTGGAACTTGAAAGAGGGAGAATATTGATTGATGATTGTGATGTTGCTAATATTGAACTGACAGATCTTCGAAGTGCTCTTAGTATCATACCTCAATCGCCAGTTCTTTTCTCTGGTACGTATTTTTATTTTCAGCTGTTTCGATACTACGTCACTCTTCCACAGCCTAGGATTGACACAAAttggaaaaatataatatgCAACTCAaaattaatgcatgcattaatcAATTTTGAATAGTCTACTCAATCTGTTTGGAATTATATTATAAGCAAATATGAGTGTTTATGTGTCACAAACTGGGTCTACACCCTAGGTTTGACCAACACTTGGAACCACAAGTAGCCCCAAGTTGACCCTTGGCATATAGCATATCTAAGGAGCAATAAATGGGCAATAATTCTTTTAACTTATAACATGATATATttttgggataagggtctgaaaaataccccaactttgatcgaatttgctgttgcgatattAAACTTCcgtgaggacctattacctccctagactatttaataccgtattttctTACCCCCTGagctatttaatagtgtattttaaaggtatatatgtgcccacgtggacacattactatttataattttgcattattttttatgtccacgtggaaaaatatatatgtttaaaatacggtattaaatagtctagggagataataggtcctcatgaaagtttagtatcgcaacagcaaatccgaccaaagttgggatatttttcagacccttatccctatatTTTATGAATCTTTTGGGAAGGATCGATTCACAGGGCGATATATAAATTCAGCTCGTTAAAGGGATGctgaaaccttagagttcaTTAAAAGAGAGAACTCTGATCTCTTCAGTTCTTCAAAGGGAAACGgaaaccttagagttcaatggAAGAGAAAACTCTAATCTCTTGCTTTTTGCTGAAATATGACTTACTGATTTATTCATCAAAAGCTCCTTTAAATTGGAGTCTTATTGCATCAATAGAAAGTTTAATTCTTATGAAAGTAGGAAACCTAAATTCTATTCCAAACTAATACTTATAGCTTAATCTAATCCTTATAAAACTATGAAACATAAACCattctagaataataaataaagctacttaaattataaataaataataaataaatttacttaaaagtataattaaatacttaaattaattGACTTCCTCGCATCCACAACATTACTCCCCTCACGGTGAAAGAGCTTGTCCTCAAGCTCAAATTTCAGGCCAATCATTCAAAAGATCTGGAATAGTGTCAACTTAATTATCCAATTCCAGCCCTAGCCAATTTATCTTGAAGTTGACATTGATAAATTTCAACTCTATCAGCTTGCTGAAGCTTGAATAATTCTACCATCAGGTTGCCACTTTCATGAGGTCCAAATCGCTCAAGAAATTGTTCACAACGATGTGCCCAAATTAATGGGTTGTTGGTACCGTTAAAAGTAGGAAAATTCATCTTTGCATAACTTGGTATTACCGAATGTGAATTATCACTTGTTGGGTGATTCTTATCGGCTAGTTGAATAGGTGGTGTATTGCCTTTAGTAGCAAAATTTGTTGATCTATGGGTTGCTAGTTTTGTGGAGCGAACTCCAAATCTAGACAATTGTTGTTGGATGACTTGGACAATTCTTTCACCGAGGCATTGTTCCATTGCTGCAATTTTAGAGTCCATTAGGGTTTCTGTAATGGTACGCTCTTCTCGAAATCTGGGATCTCATTGCCTATTGTgttaggctctgataccaaattgtTATGGATCTTTAGGGAGGGATCAATTCACATGGCGATGTATAAATTCAGCTCGTTAAAGGGAGGTTGAAACCTTAGAGTTCATTAAAAgagagaactctaatcttttCAGTTCTTCAAAGGGAGACTGAAGAGAAAACTCTAATCTCTTGTTATTTGCTGAAATGTGACTTGCTGATTTATTCATCAAAAACTCTTTTAAATAGGAGTTTATTACATCAACAGGAAGTCTAATTCTTATGAAAGTAGGAGACCTAAATCCTACTCCAAACTAATAACTATAGTTTAACCTAATCCTTATAAAACTATGAAACATAAACCattctagaataataaataaagttacttaattataaataaataataaataaatcttcttaaaaatataattaaatacttaaattaattGACTTCCTCACATCCACAACAATATAACAACTCTAAATCCATGGAGATCTGAAACAACTAATGTCTGAATtaagcctctaataactgaaAGAAATAGATTCATTGAGACATGGCCCCAGCTACCCATAAAACGACATAATAGTTTGAAATAAATCTAAAATACTAAACTACTCCATGAAGTTCTCGAATGAGGGAGACTCACCAACTGCTGATCGGAGAAGATGCAATTGTCTAGCCACGAGCCTGAGAACAAAAGCCTGAATCTACATCAATGACAAGATGCATCGCaaagagaagaatgtgttcagTATGTGGACTGAGTATGTAAGGTTAAAGTGAAATGAATCATAGTGGTAACAACATGTTTATAGAGACTAATGAAGTTCAATAATCATgaataaatgaaatgaatatttCAAAATCAGTATATAAAGATCATTTGAGAGTCTGCTTTCAAATTCTGTAAAGGTAAATCTGTTTCTATAGCTCAGAACTGAAAATACGACTAGAATTGCTAATATGAGAAA
Proteins encoded in this region:
- the LOC125863070 gene encoding ABC transporter C family member 12-like isoform X4, translated to MIFDALVWYCKPVANGIWAKETNSAFGAYTPCAIESADCISNVVLFVLCVSRLWLVRMDHNIRRFQLRSKYYNYILILLGSCCAAEPLLRLFMGISIFNLDAETDLAPFEMVSLSIEALAWMSIIVMNLVETKVYIKEFRWYVRFGVMYVLVGELVILNFVFSIQSFYSRFTLYIYYSSVICQIVFGALLLVHLPHLNPFPGYIPLRSESVDDKNDETILGEDHICPERYASILSRISFGWITPLLRQGYSRPITEKDVWKLDSWDKTETLSARFQRCWTEESQRKKPWLLRALNCSLGGRFWYGGLFKVGSDLCQFVGPLLLNRLLESLERGDPAWIGHLYAFLIFVGVSFGVLCEAQYFQNVMRVGFRMRSTLVAAIFRKSVRLTLEDRKQFPSGKITNMITTDANALQQVCQQLHVLWSAPFRIVIAMVLLYQQLGLASLLGALMLVLMIPMQTIIVSYMRKLSKEGLQYTDKRVGLTNEILAAMDVVKCYAWEKSFQSKVQGLRNGELSWFRKAQLLAAFNNFMLNSIPVLVTVISFGGFTLLGGNLTAARAFSSLSLFAILRFPLNMLPNIITQVVNSNVSLQRMEELFLAEERVLLPNPPLEPGLPAISIRGGFFSWDSKPEHPTLSNINLDIPVGELVAIVGGTGEGKTSLISAILGELPPLGNASVTIRGSIAYVPQVSWIFNATVRENVLFGSNFEPTRYWKAIDVTALDHDLELLPGRDLTEIGERGVNISGGQKQRVSMARAVYKNSDIYIFDDPLSALDAHVSHEVFKNCIKEELQGKTRVLVTNQLHFLPQVDRIILVSEGMVKEDGTFEKLLEHGTLFPKLMENAGKMESYGVETEYDPNFDSKSSQSSNIRHELQKDVTSVTKRKADKSVLIRQEERETGIINWSVLMRYKDALGGLWVVIFLFGCYTLTEILRILSSTWLSVWTKASSSKSNGAGFYILVYAILSFSQVFVTLANSFWLIISSLNAAKRIHDTMLHSILRAPMVFFHTNPSGRIINRFAKDLGDIDRNVANIGNMCLSQLWQLLSTFVLIGVVSTISLWAIMPLLILFYAAYLYYQNTSREVKRLDSITRSPVYAQFGEAINGLSTIRAYKAHDQLAAINGKSMDNNIRFTLANTSTNRWLTIRLEALGGIMIWLTATFAVIQNGRADDKVAVAATMGLLLSYSLNITTLLSNTLRQASRAENSLNAVERVGTYIDLPSEAQNVISSQPPPDWPSSGFIKFEDVVLRYRPGLPPVLHGLSFEISSGQKVGIVGRTGAGKSSMLNALFRIVELERGRILIDDCDVANIELTDLRSALSIIPQSPVLFSGTVRFNLDPFNEHNDADLWEALERAHLKDVISRNTFGLDAEKVARTSVLDRDNF
- the LOC125863070 gene encoding ABC transporter C family member 12-like isoform X5 translates to MASTRFELQSWRQVGSDLCQFVGPLLLNRLLESLERGDPAWIGHLYAFLIFVGVSFGVLCEAQYFQNVMRVGFRMRSTLVAAIFRKSVRLTLEDRKQFPSGKITNMITTDANALQQVCQQLHVLWSAPFRIVIAMVLLYQQLGLASLLGALMLVLMIPMQTIIVSYMRKLSKEGLQYTDKRVGLTNEILAAMDVVKCYAWEKSFQSKVQGLRNGELSWFRKAQLLAAFNNFMLNSIPVLVTVISFGGFTLLGGNLTAARAFSSLSLFAILRFPLNMLPNIITQVVNSNVSLQRMEELFLAEERVLLPNPPLEPGLPAISIRGGFFSWDSKPEHPTLSNINLDIPVGELVAIVGGTGEGKTSLISAILGELPPLGNASVTIRGSIAYVPQVSWIFNATVRENVLFGSNFEPTRYWKAIDVTALDHDLELLPGRDLTEIGERGVNISGGQKQRVSMARAVYKNSDIYIFDDPLSALDAHVSHEVFKNCIKEELQGKTRVLVTNQLHFLPQVDRIILVSEGMVKEDGTFEKLLEHGTLFPKLMENAGKMESYGVETEYDPNFDSKSSQSSNIRHELQKDVTSVTKRKADKSVLIRQEERETGIINWSVLMRYKDALGGLWVVIFLFGCYTLTEILRILSSTWLSVWTKASSSKSNGAGFYILVYAILSFSQVFVTLANSFWLIISSLNAAKRIHDTMLHSILRAPMVFFHTNPSGRIINRFAKDLGDIDRNVANIGNMCLSQLWQLLSTFVLIGVVSTISLWAIMPLLILFYAAYLYYQNTSREVKRLDSITRSPVYAQFGEAINGLSTIRAYKAHDQLAAINGKSMDNNIRFTLANTSTNRWLTIRLEALGGIMIWLTATFAVIQNGRADDKVAVAATMGLLLSYSLNITTLLSNTLRQASRAENSLNAVERVGTYIDLPSEAQNVISSQPPPDWPSSGFIKFEDVVLRYRPGLPPVLHGLSFEISSGQKVGIVGRTGAGKSSMLNALFRIVELERGRILIDDCDVANIELTDLRSALSIIPQSPVLFSGTVRFNLDPFNEHNDADLWEALERAHLKDVISRNTFGLDAEVSEGGENFSVGQRQLLSLARAILRRSKILVLDEATAAVDVRTDALIQRTIREEFKTCTMLIIAHRLNTIIHTNCILVLDAGKVVEYDTPRKLLLNERSVFSNIVQSTGAANAQYLRNLVLNKERMTCSWKKNSCI